Proteins co-encoded in one Arachis hypogaea cultivar Tifrunner chromosome 13, arahy.Tifrunner.gnm2.J5K5, whole genome shotgun sequence genomic window:
- the LOC112737769 gene encoding serine/threonine-protein kinase CTR1 isoform X8, with protein MEETQEDAGQATQRPSSMSAWPSDFAGKFGSVSLGSQETLNDSDSHRHSNEDVMSPHKASQILWHTGMLSEPIPNGFYSVIPEKRLKKYFDDIPTLDELQALSIDGFKADIILVDTEKDRKLSMLKQLIVTLVKGLNSNPAATIKKIAGLVSDFYKRPNAESPAKAALEEPSHVFENCGVQLLGQIRHGSCRPRAILFKVLADTVGLESRLMMGFPNDGAAECIDSYKHMSVMVVLNSVELLVDLMRFPGQLLPRSTKSIFMTHISAAGESDSAENDSCDSPLEPNSPLYGVSERSSYRSDGASSSQARRVRRSVSVTPEIGDDIVRAVRAMNEALKQTRRLREHGDHSSLSNSLNDRTSGPDLQRNLSNFHGRGDSSQKAMSLPSSPHDYRGQAPERGGPSGYGVNAKLELTWNKVLESQMFNNKPLLPFEEWNIDFSELTVGTRVGIGFFGEVFRGMWNGTNVAIKVFLEQDLTAENMEDFCNEISILSRLRHPNVILFLGACTKPPRLSMVTEYMEVGSLYFLLHMSDQKKKLNWKKRLKMLRGICRGLMHIHRMKIIHRDVKSANCLVDKHWTVKICDFGLSRIVTETPMRDSSSAGTPEWMAPELIRNEPFTEKCDIFSLGVIMWELCTLSRPWEGVPPERVVYAVAHEGSRLELPEGPMGRLISDCWAEPHERPSCEEILSRLVDIEYSMS; from the exons ATGGAGGAGACACAAGAAGATGCAGGGCAGGCAACGCAAAGGCCATCCAGCATGTCAGCGTGGCCTTCAGATTTTGCTGGAAAATTTGGATCTGTTTCTTTGGGTTCTCAAGAAACCTTAAATGATAGTGACTCACATAGACATTCTAATGAAGATGTCATGTCACCGCATAAAGCATCACAGATTCTCTGGCACACTGGAATGCTTTCAGAACCAATACCAAATGGTTTTTATTCAGTTATTCCG GAGAAAAGACTCAAGAAATATTTCGATGATATTCCTACTTTGGATGAGCTTCAGGCTTTGAGTATAGATGGTTTTAAGGCTGATATCATTCTTGTGGACACAGAGAAAGATAGAAAGTTATCCATGTTGAAGCAACTAATTGTGACATTGGTCAAAGGATTGAACTCAAATCCAGCTGCAACGATTAAGAAGATAGCTGGATTA GTTTCTGATTTTTATAAGCGACCAAATGCAGAAAGTCCCGCAAAAGCTGCACTAGAGGAGCCCTCCCATGTGTTTGAAAATTGTGGTGTCCAGTTGCTGGGGCAGATAAGGCATGGTTCATGCCGTCCTCGAGCTATCTTATTTAAAGTATTAGCAGACACTGTAGGTCTTGAAAGTAGGCTTATGATG GGTTTCCCAAATGATGGAGCTGCTGAATGTATAGACTCTTACAAGCATATGTCTGTGATGGTTGTATTAAATTCTGTGGAGCTGCTGGTTGATCTCATGCGTTTTCCTGGCCAATTGTTACCACGATCAACCAAGTCAATTTTTATGACACATATATCTGCAGCAGGAGAGAGTGATTCAGCCGAAAATGATTCTTGTGATTCACCATTGGAACCAAACAGTCCTTTGTATGGGGTTTCAGAGAG ATCCAGCTATAGGTCAGATGGTGCATCATCTTCACAAGCTCGCAGGGTACGAAGAAGTGTCAGTGTTACTCCTGAGATTGGTGATGATATCGTAAG GGCTGTACGGGCAATGAATGAAGCACTTAAGCAAACTCGTCGTCTAAGAGAACATGGGGATCATAGTTCTTTGTCCAATTCTCTGAATGATAGAACTAGTGGTCCAGATCTTCAGAGAAAT CTGTCAAATTTCCATGGTCGTGGTGACAGTTCTCAGAAAGCAATGTCATTACCGTCTTCACCGCATGATTATAGAGGACAAGCGCCTGAGAGAGGTGGGCCATCTGGATATGGAGTGAATGCTAAACTGGAGTTGACTTGGAATAAAGTTCTCGAATCACAAATGTTCAACAATAAACCTCTGTTACCATTTGAAGAATGGAATATTGACTTCTCGGAATTAACCGTTGGAACTCGTGTTGGGATTG GGTTCTTTGGCGAGGTTTTCCGTGGCATGTGGAACGGCACAAATGTTGCAATCAAGGTTTTTCTTGAGCAAGATTTAACTGCTGAAAATATGGAAGATTTCTGCAATGAGATAAGCATTCTCAG CCGGCTGCGACATCCTAACG TTATTCTGTTTCTTGGTGCATGCACAAAGCCTCCACGTTTGTCAATGGTTACGGAATATATGGAGGTGGGATCTTTGTATTTCTTGCTTCATATGAGTGATCAAAAGAAGAAGCTTAACTGGAAGAAAAGGCTAAAGATGTTGCGTGGCATATGCCG GGGCTTGATGCACATCCATCGTATGAAGATTATTCACCGTGATGTAAAAAGTGCAAATTGTCTTGTAGACAAGCATTGGACAGTGAAAATCTGTGATTTTGGACTCTCAAGAATAGTGACAGAGACTCCCATGAGAGATTCTTCGTCAGCCGGAACTCCAGAGTGGATGGCTCCTGAACTCATTCGAAATGAACCATTCACTGAAAAATGTGACATCTTTAGTCTTGGGGTGATAATGTGGGAGCTCTGCACCTTGAGTAGGCCATGGGAAGGTGTACCGCCAGAGAGG GTTGTTTATGCTGTAGCTCACGAGGGTTCCAGATTGGAACTTCCTGAAGGCCCAATGGGCAGGCTGATATCAG ATTGTTGGGCAGAACCGCATGAGCGACCAAGTTGCGAGGAGATCCTCTCTCGTTTGGTAGACATTGAGTACTCAATGTCTTGA
- the LOC112737769 gene encoding uncharacterized protein isoform X7, whose amino-acid sequence MEETQEDAGQATQRPSSMSAWPSDFAGKFGSVSLGSQETLNDSDSHRHSNEDVMSPHKASQILWHTGMLSEPIPNGFYSVIPEKRLKKYFDDIPTLDELQALSIDGFKADIILVDTEKDRKLSMLKQLIVTLVKGLNSNPAATIKKIAGLVSDFYKRPNAESPAKAALEEPSHVFENCGVQLLGQIRHGSCRPRAILFKVLADTVGLESRLMMGFPNDGAAECIDSYKHMSVMVVLNSVELLVDLMRFPGQLLPRSTKSIFMTHISAAGESDSAENDSCDSPLEPNSPLYGVSESPEHQSFRAHRRSMLSGDRLGFRDFADDQSTLRSSYRSDGASSSQARRVRRSVSVTPEIGDDIVRAVRAMNEALKQTRRLREHGDHSSLSNSLNDRTSGPDLQRNLSNFHGRGDSSQKAMSLPSSPHDYRGQAPERGGPSGYGVNAKLELTWNKVLESQMFNNKPLLPFEEWNIDFSELTVGTRVGIGFFGEVFRGMWNGTNVAIKVFLEQDLTAENMEDFCNEISILSRLRHPNVILFLGACTKPPRLSMVTEYMEVGSLYFLLHMSDQKKKLNWKKRLKMLRGICRGLMHIHRMKIIHRDVKSANCLVDKHWTVKICDFGLSRIVTETPMRDSSSAGTPEWMAPELIRNEPFTEKCDIFSLGVIMWELCTLSRPWEGVPPERVVYAVAHEGSRLELPEGPMGRLISDCWAEPHERPSCEEILSRLVDIEYSMS is encoded by the exons ATGGAGGAGACACAAGAAGATGCAGGGCAGGCAACGCAAAGGCCATCCAGCATGTCAGCGTGGCCTTCAGATTTTGCTGGAAAATTTGGATCTGTTTCTTTGGGTTCTCAAGAAACCTTAAATGATAGTGACTCACATAGACATTCTAATGAAGATGTCATGTCACCGCATAAAGCATCACAGATTCTCTGGCACACTGGAATGCTTTCAGAACCAATACCAAATGGTTTTTATTCAGTTATTCCG GAGAAAAGACTCAAGAAATATTTCGATGATATTCCTACTTTGGATGAGCTTCAGGCTTTGAGTATAGATGGTTTTAAGGCTGATATCATTCTTGTGGACACAGAGAAAGATAGAAAGTTATCCATGTTGAAGCAACTAATTGTGACATTGGTCAAAGGATTGAACTCAAATCCAGCTGCAACGATTAAGAAGATAGCTGGATTA GTTTCTGATTTTTATAAGCGACCAAATGCAGAAAGTCCCGCAAAAGCTGCACTAGAGGAGCCCTCCCATGTGTTTGAAAATTGTGGTGTCCAGTTGCTGGGGCAGATAAGGCATGGTTCATGCCGTCCTCGAGCTATCTTATTTAAAGTATTAGCAGACACTGTAGGTCTTGAAAGTAGGCTTATGATG GGTTTCCCAAATGATGGAGCTGCTGAATGTATAGACTCTTACAAGCATATGTCTGTGATGGTTGTATTAAATTCTGTGGAGCTGCTGGTTGATCTCATGCGTTTTCCTGGCCAATTGTTACCACGATCAACCAAGTCAATTTTTATGACACATATATCTGCAGCAGGAGAGAGTGATTCAGCCGAAAATGATTCTTGTGATTCACCATTGGAACCAAACAGTCCTTTGTATGGGGTTTCAGAGAG TCCAGAACATCAATCATTTCGAGCACATCGGCGATCCATGCTTAGCGGTGATAGGTTAGGATTTAGAGATTTTGCTGATGACCAGAGCACATTAAG ATCCAGCTATAGGTCAGATGGTGCATCATCTTCACAAGCTCGCAGGGTACGAAGAAGTGTCAGTGTTACTCCTGAGATTGGTGATGATATCGTAAG GGCTGTACGGGCAATGAATGAAGCACTTAAGCAAACTCGTCGTCTAAGAGAACATGGGGATCATAGTTCTTTGTCCAATTCTCTGAATGATAGAACTAGTGGTCCAGATCTTCAGAGAAAT CTGTCAAATTTCCATGGTCGTGGTGACAGTTCTCAGAAAGCAATGTCATTACCGTCTTCACCGCATGATTATAGAGGACAAGCGCCTGAGAGAGGTGGGCCATCTGGATATGGAGTGAATGCTAAACTGGAGTTGACTTGGAATAAAGTTCTCGAATCACAAATGTTCAACAATAAACCTCTGTTACCATTTGAAGAATGGAATATTGACTTCTCGGAATTAACCGTTGGAACTCGTGTTGGGATTG GGTTCTTTGGCGAGGTTTTCCGTGGCATGTGGAACGGCACAAATGTTGCAATCAAGGTTTTTCTTGAGCAAGATTTAACTGCTGAAAATATGGAAGATTTCTGCAATGAGATAAGCATTCTCAG CCGGCTGCGACATCCTAACG TTATTCTGTTTCTTGGTGCATGCACAAAGCCTCCACGTTTGTCAATGGTTACGGAATATATGGAGGTGGGATCTTTGTATTTCTTGCTTCATATGAGTGATCAAAAGAAGAAGCTTAACTGGAAGAAAAGGCTAAAGATGTTGCGTGGCATATGCCG GGGCTTGATGCACATCCATCGTATGAAGATTATTCACCGTGATGTAAAAAGTGCAAATTGTCTTGTAGACAAGCATTGGACAGTGAAAATCTGTGATTTTGGACTCTCAAGAATAGTGACAGAGACTCCCATGAGAGATTCTTCGTCAGCCGGAACTCCAGAGTGGATGGCTCCTGAACTCATTCGAAATGAACCATTCACTGAAAAATGTGACATCTTTAGTCTTGGGGTGATAATGTGGGAGCTCTGCACCTTGAGTAGGCCATGGGAAGGTGTACCGCCAGAGAGG GTTGTTTATGCTGTAGCTCACGAGGGTTCCAGATTGGAACTTCCTGAAGGCCCAATGGGCAGGCTGATATCAG ATTGTTGGGCAGAACCGCATGAGCGACCAAGTTGCGAGGAGATCCTCTCTCGTTTGGTAGACATTGAGTACTCAATGTCTTGA
- the LOC112737769 gene encoding probable serine/threonine-protein kinase SIS8 isoform X6: protein MEETQEDAGQATQRPSSMSAWPSDFAGKFGSVSLGSQETLNDSDSHRHSNEDVMSPHKASQILWHTGMLSEPIPNGFYSVIPEKRLKKYFDDIPTLDELQALSIDGFKADIILVDTEKDRKLSMLKQLIVTLVKGLNSNPAATIKKIAGLVSDFYKRPNAESPAKAALEEPSHVFENCGVQLLGQIRHGSCRPRAILFKVLADTVGLESRLMMGFPNDGAAECIDSYKHMSVMVVLNSVELLVDLMRFPGQLLPRSTKSIFMTHISAAGESDSAENDSCDSPLEPNSPLYGVSESVERENFQFRRKFEGSSNVSGLSLRNLMLRYPSLERKMRSSYRSDGASSSQARRVRRSVSVTPEIGDDIVRAVRAMNEALKQTRRLREHGDHSSLSNSLNDRTSGPDLQRNLSNFHGRGDSSQKAMSLPSSPHDYRGQAPERGGPSGYGVNAKLELTWNKVLESQMFNNKPLLPFEEWNIDFSELTVGTRVGIGFFGEVFRGMWNGTNVAIKVFLEQDLTAENMEDFCNEISILSRLRHPNVILFLGACTKPPRLSMVTEYMEVGSLYFLLHMSDQKKKLNWKKRLKMLRGICRGLMHIHRMKIIHRDVKSANCLVDKHWTVKICDFGLSRIVTETPMRDSSSAGTPEWMAPELIRNEPFTEKCDIFSLGVIMWELCTLSRPWEGVPPERVVYAVAHEGSRLELPEGPMGRLISDCWAEPHERPSCEEILSRLVDIEYSMS, encoded by the exons ATGGAGGAGACACAAGAAGATGCAGGGCAGGCAACGCAAAGGCCATCCAGCATGTCAGCGTGGCCTTCAGATTTTGCTGGAAAATTTGGATCTGTTTCTTTGGGTTCTCAAGAAACCTTAAATGATAGTGACTCACATAGACATTCTAATGAAGATGTCATGTCACCGCATAAAGCATCACAGATTCTCTGGCACACTGGAATGCTTTCAGAACCAATACCAAATGGTTTTTATTCAGTTATTCCG GAGAAAAGACTCAAGAAATATTTCGATGATATTCCTACTTTGGATGAGCTTCAGGCTTTGAGTATAGATGGTTTTAAGGCTGATATCATTCTTGTGGACACAGAGAAAGATAGAAAGTTATCCATGTTGAAGCAACTAATTGTGACATTGGTCAAAGGATTGAACTCAAATCCAGCTGCAACGATTAAGAAGATAGCTGGATTA GTTTCTGATTTTTATAAGCGACCAAATGCAGAAAGTCCCGCAAAAGCTGCACTAGAGGAGCCCTCCCATGTGTTTGAAAATTGTGGTGTCCAGTTGCTGGGGCAGATAAGGCATGGTTCATGCCGTCCTCGAGCTATCTTATTTAAAGTATTAGCAGACACTGTAGGTCTTGAAAGTAGGCTTATGATG GGTTTCCCAAATGATGGAGCTGCTGAATGTATAGACTCTTACAAGCATATGTCTGTGATGGTTGTATTAAATTCTGTGGAGCTGCTGGTTGATCTCATGCGTTTTCCTGGCCAATTGTTACCACGATCAACCAAGTCAATTTTTATGACACATATATCTGCAGCAGGAGAGAGTGATTCAGCCGAAAATGATTCTTGTGATTCACCATTGGAACCAAACAGTCCTTTGTATGGGGTTTCAGAGAG TGTTGAAAGGGAAAACTTTCAGTTCCGAAGAAAATTTGAAGGGTCTTCAAATGTGTCAGGCCTCTCCTTGAGAAATTTGATGTTACGATATCCCAGTCTTGAAAGGAAAATGAG ATCCAGCTATAGGTCAGATGGTGCATCATCTTCACAAGCTCGCAGGGTACGAAGAAGTGTCAGTGTTACTCCTGAGATTGGTGATGATATCGTAAG GGCTGTACGGGCAATGAATGAAGCACTTAAGCAAACTCGTCGTCTAAGAGAACATGGGGATCATAGTTCTTTGTCCAATTCTCTGAATGATAGAACTAGTGGTCCAGATCTTCAGAGAAAT CTGTCAAATTTCCATGGTCGTGGTGACAGTTCTCAGAAAGCAATGTCATTACCGTCTTCACCGCATGATTATAGAGGACAAGCGCCTGAGAGAGGTGGGCCATCTGGATATGGAGTGAATGCTAAACTGGAGTTGACTTGGAATAAAGTTCTCGAATCACAAATGTTCAACAATAAACCTCTGTTACCATTTGAAGAATGGAATATTGACTTCTCGGAATTAACCGTTGGAACTCGTGTTGGGATTG GGTTCTTTGGCGAGGTTTTCCGTGGCATGTGGAACGGCACAAATGTTGCAATCAAGGTTTTTCTTGAGCAAGATTTAACTGCTGAAAATATGGAAGATTTCTGCAATGAGATAAGCATTCTCAG CCGGCTGCGACATCCTAACG TTATTCTGTTTCTTGGTGCATGCACAAAGCCTCCACGTTTGTCAATGGTTACGGAATATATGGAGGTGGGATCTTTGTATTTCTTGCTTCATATGAGTGATCAAAAGAAGAAGCTTAACTGGAAGAAAAGGCTAAAGATGTTGCGTGGCATATGCCG GGGCTTGATGCACATCCATCGTATGAAGATTATTCACCGTGATGTAAAAAGTGCAAATTGTCTTGTAGACAAGCATTGGACAGTGAAAATCTGTGATTTTGGACTCTCAAGAATAGTGACAGAGACTCCCATGAGAGATTCTTCGTCAGCCGGAACTCCAGAGTGGATGGCTCCTGAACTCATTCGAAATGAACCATTCACTGAAAAATGTGACATCTTTAGTCTTGGGGTGATAATGTGGGAGCTCTGCACCTTGAGTAGGCCATGGGAAGGTGTACCGCCAGAGAGG GTTGTTTATGCTGTAGCTCACGAGGGTTCCAGATTGGAACTTCCTGAAGGCCCAATGGGCAGGCTGATATCAG ATTGTTGGGCAGAACCGCATGAGCGACCAAGTTGCGAGGAGATCCTCTCTCGTTTGGTAGACATTGAGTACTCAATGTCTTGA
- the LOC112737769 gene encoding probable serine/threonine-protein kinase SIS8 isoform X5: MEETQEDAGQATQRPSSMSAWPSDFAGKFGSVSLGSQETLNDSDSHRHSNEDVMSPHKASQILWHTGMLSEPIPNGFYSVIPEKRLKKYFDDIPTLDELQALSIDGFKADIILVDTEKDRKLSMLKQLIVTLVKGLNSNPAATIKKIAGLVSDFYKRPNAESPAKAALEEPSHVFENCGVQLLGQIRHGSCRPRAILFKVLADTVGLESRLMMGFPNDGAAECIDSYKHMSVMVVLNSVELLVDLMRFPGQLLPRSTKSIFMTHISAAGESDSAENDSCDSPLEPNSPLYGVSESVERENFQFRRKFEGSSNVSGLSLRNLMLRYPSLERKMSEPNIATAFGRHSRRKVIAEQRTANSRSSYRSDGASSSQARRVRRSVSVTPEIGDDIVRAVRAMNEALKQTRRLREHGDHSSLSNSLNDRTSGPDLQRNLSNFHGRGDSSQKAMSLPSSPHDYRGQAPERGGPSGYGVNAKLELTWNKVLESQMFNNKPLLPFEEWNIDFSELTVGTRVGIGFFGEVFRGMWNGTNVAIKVFLEQDLTAENMEDFCNEISILSRLRHPNVILFLGACTKPPRLSMVTEYMEVGSLYFLLHMSDQKKKLNWKKRLKMLRGICRGLMHIHRMKIIHRDVKSANCLVDKHWTVKICDFGLSRIVTETPMRDSSSAGTPEWMAPELIRNEPFTEKCDIFSLGVIMWELCTLSRPWEGVPPERVVYAVAHEGSRLELPEGPMGRLISDCWAEPHERPSCEEILSRLVDIEYSMS, encoded by the exons ATGGAGGAGACACAAGAAGATGCAGGGCAGGCAACGCAAAGGCCATCCAGCATGTCAGCGTGGCCTTCAGATTTTGCTGGAAAATTTGGATCTGTTTCTTTGGGTTCTCAAGAAACCTTAAATGATAGTGACTCACATAGACATTCTAATGAAGATGTCATGTCACCGCATAAAGCATCACAGATTCTCTGGCACACTGGAATGCTTTCAGAACCAATACCAAATGGTTTTTATTCAGTTATTCCG GAGAAAAGACTCAAGAAATATTTCGATGATATTCCTACTTTGGATGAGCTTCAGGCTTTGAGTATAGATGGTTTTAAGGCTGATATCATTCTTGTGGACACAGAGAAAGATAGAAAGTTATCCATGTTGAAGCAACTAATTGTGACATTGGTCAAAGGATTGAACTCAAATCCAGCTGCAACGATTAAGAAGATAGCTGGATTA GTTTCTGATTTTTATAAGCGACCAAATGCAGAAAGTCCCGCAAAAGCTGCACTAGAGGAGCCCTCCCATGTGTTTGAAAATTGTGGTGTCCAGTTGCTGGGGCAGATAAGGCATGGTTCATGCCGTCCTCGAGCTATCTTATTTAAAGTATTAGCAGACACTGTAGGTCTTGAAAGTAGGCTTATGATG GGTTTCCCAAATGATGGAGCTGCTGAATGTATAGACTCTTACAAGCATATGTCTGTGATGGTTGTATTAAATTCTGTGGAGCTGCTGGTTGATCTCATGCGTTTTCCTGGCCAATTGTTACCACGATCAACCAAGTCAATTTTTATGACACATATATCTGCAGCAGGAGAGAGTGATTCAGCCGAAAATGATTCTTGTGATTCACCATTGGAACCAAACAGTCCTTTGTATGGGGTTTCAGAGAG TGTTGAAAGGGAAAACTTTCAGTTCCGAAGAAAATTTGAAGGGTCTTCAAATGTGTCAGGCCTCTCCTTGAGAAATTTGATGTTACGATATCCCAGTCTTGAAAGGAAAATGAG TGAACCCAACATTGCAACTGCATTTGGTCGGCATAGTAGGAGAAAGGTCATTGCTGAACAGAGGACTGCTAATTCAAG ATCCAGCTATAGGTCAGATGGTGCATCATCTTCACAAGCTCGCAGGGTACGAAGAAGTGTCAGTGTTACTCCTGAGATTGGTGATGATATCGTAAG GGCTGTACGGGCAATGAATGAAGCACTTAAGCAAACTCGTCGTCTAAGAGAACATGGGGATCATAGTTCTTTGTCCAATTCTCTGAATGATAGAACTAGTGGTCCAGATCTTCAGAGAAAT CTGTCAAATTTCCATGGTCGTGGTGACAGTTCTCAGAAAGCAATGTCATTACCGTCTTCACCGCATGATTATAGAGGACAAGCGCCTGAGAGAGGTGGGCCATCTGGATATGGAGTGAATGCTAAACTGGAGTTGACTTGGAATAAAGTTCTCGAATCACAAATGTTCAACAATAAACCTCTGTTACCATTTGAAGAATGGAATATTGACTTCTCGGAATTAACCGTTGGAACTCGTGTTGGGATTG GGTTCTTTGGCGAGGTTTTCCGTGGCATGTGGAACGGCACAAATGTTGCAATCAAGGTTTTTCTTGAGCAAGATTTAACTGCTGAAAATATGGAAGATTTCTGCAATGAGATAAGCATTCTCAG CCGGCTGCGACATCCTAACG TTATTCTGTTTCTTGGTGCATGCACAAAGCCTCCACGTTTGTCAATGGTTACGGAATATATGGAGGTGGGATCTTTGTATTTCTTGCTTCATATGAGTGATCAAAAGAAGAAGCTTAACTGGAAGAAAAGGCTAAAGATGTTGCGTGGCATATGCCG GGGCTTGATGCACATCCATCGTATGAAGATTATTCACCGTGATGTAAAAAGTGCAAATTGTCTTGTAGACAAGCATTGGACAGTGAAAATCTGTGATTTTGGACTCTCAAGAATAGTGACAGAGACTCCCATGAGAGATTCTTCGTCAGCCGGAACTCCAGAGTGGATGGCTCCTGAACTCATTCGAAATGAACCATTCACTGAAAAATGTGACATCTTTAGTCTTGGGGTGATAATGTGGGAGCTCTGCACCTTGAGTAGGCCATGGGAAGGTGTACCGCCAGAGAGG GTTGTTTATGCTGTAGCTCACGAGGGTTCCAGATTGGAACTTCCTGAAGGCCCAATGGGCAGGCTGATATCAG ATTGTTGGGCAGAACCGCATGAGCGACCAAGTTGCGAGGAGATCCTCTCTCGTTTGGTAGACATTGAGTACTCAATGTCTTGA